From the Deltaproteobacteria bacterium genome, one window contains:
- a CDS encoding glycosyltransferase family 39 protein — protein MKKRIIGYSIILLAFVLNTYYIKTAHLLLSPDEAYYWDWARHPALSYLDMGPMISWINMVMIHFFGSSEFALRMGANIFSTVTAIIFYEIGNRFFSPTTALTATALFIFNPFVASNAFIATYYVPQILFMTILIFLLFELNKNQKPWLWYLIGIVLGLGILSHHMFFFFSLEVVLFVLISNRNRHWLFKKEPYLGAVLTIITASPVFIWNFEHGFGMFKRALSLMPSHYNPWFVFSTFFFGDMGVLTPFVFLLVFYTMLYSIRKGLFRHDERFNVILATSLPTFLFITFLAFKGRAEVNWPAAGYIAPFIGGVSLLVDQYKKGYRKLIIAFLSLMFITTLLITYFEHYPEWVYKTFDIPPARHFSNRLAGWNQLAMQTKKYIKSGELVGATDYGITAELAFYLPGQPEVYFLKVNNSAKNAYLYFQNQKTLEGKNMIIVDRGTGQLNDVTQGLFKKVKRLGVINIVDNKTGDIRRSFTLYRGYDYTGK, from the coding sequence ATGAAAAAGCGTATAATCGGGTACAGCATTATTCTGCTCGCATTTGTTCTGAACACCTATTATATAAAAACAGCCCATCTATTGCTTTCACCCGATGAAGCATATTACTGGGATTGGGCAAGGCATCCGGCCCTTAGTTACCTTGATATGGGCCCGATGATCTCGTGGATCAATATGGTTATGATCCATTTTTTTGGTTCATCCGAATTCGCACTCAGAATGGGTGCAAACATATTTTCAACAGTTACGGCAATCATCTTCTACGAGATCGGGAACAGATTTTTCTCGCCTACAACAGCATTGACAGCAACGGCGCTTTTTATATTTAATCCCTTTGTTGCTTCCAATGCATTTATAGCGACTTATTACGTACCTCAGATCCTGTTTATGACCATACTCATATTCTTGCTGTTTGAATTGAATAAAAATCAAAAGCCGTGGCTCTGGTATTTAATAGGTATAGTGCTTGGACTCGGGATATTAAGCCATCACATGTTCTTCTTTTTTAGCCTTGAAGTTGTGTTGTTTGTGCTTATTTCAAACAGGAATAGGCACTGGCTCTTTAAGAAAGAACCTTATTTGGGTGCAGTATTGACAATTATAACGGCAAGCCCTGTTTTTATCTGGAATTTTGAGCACGGTTTCGGCATGTTTAAAAGGGCACTTAGCCTCATGCCTTCGCATTATAATCCATGGTTTGTGTTCTCAACATTTTTTTTTGGAGACATGGGGGTGCTTACACCTTTTGTATTCTTACTTGTTTTTTATACAATGCTATACTCAATACGCAAAGGGTTATTCAGACACGATGAGAGATTTAATGTAATACTTGCTACATCCTTGCCGACGTTTCTATTTATAACATTCCTCGCTTTCAAAGGCAGGGCAGAGGTTAACTGGCCCGCGGCAGGATATATCGCCCCTTTTATCGGCGGCGTCAGCTTACTCGTTGACCAATATAAAAAAGGCTACAGAAAACTAATAATAGCATTCTTATCACTTATGTTTATAACTACATTGCTGATAACATATTTTGAACACTATCCGGAATGGGTATATAAAACATTTGATATCCCGCCTGCCCGCCACTTTTCAAATAGACTTGCCGGATGGAATCAACTTGCAATGCAGACAAAAAAATATATTAAATCAGGAGAACTTGTCGGTGCTACCGATTATGGCATCACGGCAGAACTCGCGTTTTACCTGCCAGGGCAGCCTGAGGTTTATTTTTTAAAGGTAAACAATAGTGCTAAAAACGCATATCTCTATTTTCAGAATCAAAAAACTTTAGAAGGTAAAAACATGATCATAGTGGATCGTGGAACAGGTCAGCTTAATGATGTTACGCAAGGACTTTTTAAAAAGGTAAAAAGGCTTGGTGTAATCAACATAGTTGATAATAAAACGGGTGATATCAGACGATCGTTTACTCTATACAGGGGTTATGATTACACGGGTAAATAG
- the sat gene encoding sulfate adenylyltransferase → MALVEPHGSKTLKPLLLEGDEKKQEIEKAGRLKKIRITSRETSDLIMMGIGAFTPVEGFMGYDDWKGVCNDYSMQDGIFWSIPITLSVTKDIADSIATGSDIALIDDETSEPMGTMKVKEKYEIDKLYECKQVFGTTDPQHPGVKKIMDQGDVNLAGPVKVLSESYYPKDFSDIYMKPVQSRKLFEQKGWHTIAALQLRNPMHRSHEYLAKIAIEVVDGVFIHQLLGKLKEGDIPAEVRTKCINVLVEKYFVKDTVAVAGYPMEMRYAGPREALLHAIFRQNFGCSHIIIGRDHAGVGNYYGPFDAQKIFDEVPDDGIKIKPLKIDWTFYCYKCKGMASTRTCPHGKEDRLILSGTALRKALSEGRGVPDEFTRPEVAEILKQYYDKLENKVEIKTHAASEGIGMDKKH, encoded by the coding sequence ATGGCACTTGTAGAACCGCATGGATCAAAAACTTTAAAGCCCTTATTGCTCGAGGGTGATGAAAAGAAACAGGAAATAGAAAAAGCCGGCAGACTTAAAAAGATAAGAATAACAAGCAGGGAAACATCCGATCTTATTATGATGGGTATAGGTGCATTTACACCGGTTGAAGGATTCATGGGATACGATGATTGGAAAGGCGTATGTAATGATTATAGTATGCAAGATGGTATTTTTTGGTCCATCCCGATAACCCTTTCAGTAACAAAAGATATCGCCGACAGTATAGCTACAGGCTCTGATATAGCATTAATTGATGATGAAACATCTGAACCGATGGGCACCATGAAGGTCAAAGAAAAGTATGAAATCGATAAGTTATATGAATGCAAACAGGTATTTGGAACAACCGATCCGCAGCATCCTGGGGTAAAAAAAATAATGGATCAGGGAGACGTAAATTTGGCAGGACCTGTAAAAGTTTTAAGCGAAAGTTATTATCCGAAAGACTTTTCAGACATTTATATGAAGCCCGTACAGAGCAGAAAACTGTTTGAACAAAAAGGCTGGCATACAATAGCAGCGTTACAACTGAGAAATCCAATGCACAGATCACATGAATATCTTGCCAAAATTGCGATCGAGGTTGTCGACGGCGTATTTATACATCAACTCCTCGGGAAGCTAAAAGAGGGGGACATTCCGGCAGAAGTCAGGACAAAATGTATTAATGTGCTTGTAGAAAAATACTTTGTAAAGGATACGGTTGCTGTTGCAGGTTATCCAATGGAAATGCGTTACGCCGGACCCAGGGAAGCTCTGCTGCACGCTATTTTCAGACAAAATTTTGGATGCAGCCATATCATAATAGGAAGAGACCATGCAGGGGTTGGAAACTATTACGGACCATTTGATGCACAAAAGATATTTGATGAAGTCCCTGATGACGGGATTAAGATAAAACCGTTAAAAATTGACTGGACATTTTACTGCTATAAATGTAAGGGCATGGCATCAACAAGAACATGCCCACACGGTAAAGAAGACAGGCTTATTTTAAGTGGAACTGCCCTGCGTAAGGCGCTGTCAGAAGGCAGGGGTGTGCCTGACGAGTTTACAAGACCTGAGGTTGCTGAGATCCTAAAACAATATTACGATAAACTTGAAAATAAGGTTGAGATTAAAACACATGCCGCATCTGAAGGTATCGGCATGGACAAAAAACATTGA
- a CDS encoding Lrp/AsnC family transcriptional regulator — translation MLDRIDTKIISILQKDSRTTYRDIAKRVKLQPPSVIDRVKKLEKEGVIKRYVTVIDEKKLGVDVTAFIGVYIEHPQYIDSFEKAIAGINEDILECHHVTGDYTLLLKVKTRNTTTLEKLIKELRVITGVVRTYTMVVFSTLKEDCVVSVKEIPE, via the coding sequence ATGTTAGACAGGATCGATACAAAGATCATAAGCATACTGCAAAAGGACAGCAGAACCACATACAGGGACATTGCCAAAAGGGTAAAGCTCCAGCCGCCTTCTGTTATTGACCGTGTAAAAAAGCTTGAAAAGGAAGGGGTCATAAAGAGGTATGTGACTGTAATAGACGAAAAGAAGTTGGGTGTTGATGTAACCGCATTTATAGGAGTTTATATCGAACATCCTCAATACATAGACAGCTTTGAAAAGGCTATTGCCGGTATTAATGAGGATATTCTTGAATGCCACCATGTTACAGGAGATTACACCTTACTGCTCAAGGTTAAGACTCGTAACACAACTACTCTGGAGAAACTGATCAAAGAACTGCGTGTAATAACAGGTGTGGTCAGAACATACACAATGGTCGTCTTCTCAACATTGAAAGAGGACTGTGTTGTGTCAGTGAAAGAAATACCTGAATGA
- a CDS encoding cysteine hydrolase, with translation MKQKSKVKTSDTAVLVIDMLNDFVLDNAPLFVPGAKQIIPNIRAILDDARSNAVPVVYLVDTHKHDDPEFRVWPAHAVKGTPGDEIVSELAPQKNDIIIRKTTYSGFYKTRLLKTLKKLRVKRLIITGVATEICVQYTSADAYMNGFIVDVPDNSTSALTTENKVFALNMIKNVLKPRQV, from the coding sequence ATGAAACAAAAGTCAAAGGTAAAAACATCGGATACTGCTGTGCTTGTAATAGATATGCTTAACGATTTTGTTCTTGATAATGCCCCTTTATTTGTCCCGGGAGCCAAACAGATCATTCCAAATATAAGAGCTATTTTAGATGATGCAAGATCAAATGCCGTTCCGGTTGTATACCTTGTAGATACACATAAACACGATGACCCTGAGTTCAGAGTTTGGCCTGCACATGCTGTAAAAGGTACTCCCGGAGATGAGATCGTATCAGAGCTTGCACCACAGAAAAACGACATTATTATACGCAAAACAACCTATTCGGGTTTTTATAAAACACGATTATTGAAAACGCTTAAGAAGTTGCGTGTGAAAAGGCTTATTATTACCGGGGTCGCTACAGAAATATGCGTTCAATACACATCGGCGGACGCATATATGAATGGATTCATTGTTGATGTACCTGATAACTCTACCAGCGCTTTAACAACAGAAAACAAAGTATTTGCATTAAATATGATAAAGAACGTTCTCAAGCCGAGACAGGTTTGA
- a CDS encoding D-sedoheptulose 7-phosphate isomerase — translation MDEIGIIKSELRSSAELKLGLINTHAELIKEVADIIYNAITEGHVLFIFGNGGSAADAQHIAAEFVNRFKIERQPLPAISLATDTSILTSIANDYSFDDIFSKQLYALGKKNDLALGITTSGNSKNILSAFKTAKEKGMITIGLLGSGGGKAKSMVDFPVIIDHTDTPRIQEAHITIGHIICSIIDYRIKRNNGVDTK, via the coding sequence ATGGATGAAATCGGAATTATAAAATCAGAATTGAGATCAAGCGCCGAATTAAAGCTTGGCTTAATAAACACGCATGCAGAACTTATAAAAGAGGTAGCGGACATAATTTACAATGCAATCACGGAAGGTCATGTCCTGTTCATTTTCGGTAATGGCGGCTCTGCTGCTGATGCCCAGCACATCGCAGCAGAATTTGTGAACAGATTCAAGATAGAAAGACAACCCCTGCCTGCAATATCGCTTGCCACGGACACATCCATTTTAACGAGCATAGCAAATGATTATTCATTCGATGACATATTTTCAAAACAGCTTTATGCGCTCGGTAAAAAGAATGATCTGGCACTCGGCATTACAACCTCGGGAAATTCTAAAAACATTCTTAGCGCATTTAAAACGGCAAAAGAAAAAGGTATGATAACGATCGGTTTGCTCGGCAGCGGCGGAGGCAAAGCAAAGTCAATGGTTGATTTTCCTGTTATTATTGATCATACGGATACGCCAAGAATTCAAGAAGCACATATAACAATCGGACATATAATCTGTTCCATCATTGATTACAGGATTAAACGGAATAACGGCGTTGACACTAAATGA
- a CDS encoding PBP1A family penicillin-binding protein, with protein sequence MKSKTKKRLYTFLYIAAGIIIVAGSVSLAILYEHVTALFLSRGFPSSSIVYASPSYLKKGMGISMDAIQSKLNTLGYHQASGMPYTEGTYSISGNKIYLYTKTFPMPGYTIDPVNAVINISDNRIADIFTRKQENLDSVELEPEVLATFFGDDFKMRIPIRLSSLQDNLINAVIVTEDVRFFEHGAIDVAGIARAFIKDVLSLSIKQGGSTITQQLVKNLFLNNRRTFKRKFLEAVMSIMLAGKFSKAQILNAYLNDIYLGQDMYVSIVGIGAAAKYYFSKKANELTLSQCAMLAGLIASPGRYSPIDHPAQAIERRNFVLKKMLEYNVISSAEYESAIKEPLDIVISHIIVKAAPYFVDYISDQLETKFSKAILSTDGLRVFTTLDMETQLMAEKALDTAPHNLEGAMIVIQTETGYVMALIGGRNYSKSPFNRAVFSERQIGSSVKPFIYMLAFSKFAERGFSQASIVNDEPMHIKVGKNQWEPRNYDRIFRGKITVRYALQHSINIPAVKIGEMVGLQSIADTLGLLGLGAGIQPFPSIVLGSISTSPLDLCLAYTIFSNHGYEPVMPIGIKAITDMHDKIIYKARLAFKPIGNDQACYIVNNVLLGSETEGTGKGLRRFDIKGDVAGKTGTTNDFHDAWFVGYTPDIVATVWLGYDNDEDVIGEPAAKVALPVVGKFLSMYTTMYGGKVFDIPSGIKFACVDKYTGMTGSSATACVTGAFIPGTEPKISGIKGVIDWLKRIFK encoded by the coding sequence ATGAAAAGTAAAACAAAAAAACGTTTATACACATTTTTATATATCGCAGCAGGCATAATCATTGTTGCAGGCTCAGTCTCGCTTGCAATACTTTACGAGCATGTTACGGCATTGTTTCTATCAAGAGGATTTCCATCTTCTTCTATTGTTTATGCATCGCCATCATATCTCAAAAAGGGCATGGGAATATCAATGGACGCGATTCAATCAAAACTCAACACGCTTGGTTATCATCAAGCGAGCGGTATGCCGTATACGGAAGGCACGTATTCAATCTCAGGGAATAAGATTTATCTCTACACAAAAACTTTTCCCATGCCCGGATACACTATAGACCCTGTAAATGCTGTTATCAATATCTCGGATAACCGGATAGCAGATATTTTTACACGGAAACAAGAAAACTTGGACAGCGTTGAACTTGAACCGGAGGTGCTTGCAACATTTTTTGGCGATGATTTTAAAATGCGAATACCCATACGGTTATCATCTCTTCAGGACAATTTGATCAATGCTGTCATTGTAACGGAGGATGTAAGATTTTTTGAGCATGGTGCGATAGATGTTGCAGGTATAGCGAGGGCGTTTATCAAAGACGTCTTATCGTTAAGCATAAAACAAGGCGGCAGCACCATAACGCAGCAGCTTGTAAAAAATCTTTTCTTAAATAACAGGAGAACATTTAAGAGAAAATTTTTAGAAGCAGTTATGTCCATCATGCTTGCGGGCAAGTTCTCAAAGGCACAGATATTGAATGCCTACCTGAACGATATTTATCTCGGACAGGACATGTATGTAAGCATTGTAGGAATAGGCGCGGCAGCAAAATATTATTTCTCGAAAAAGGCAAATGAACTTACACTCAGTCAGTGTGCGATGCTTGCAGGCTTGATTGCATCTCCCGGCAGATACTCGCCCATTGATCATCCTGCACAGGCTATTGAGAGAAGAAACTTTGTACTTAAAAAAATGTTAGAGTACAATGTGATCTCATCCGCGGAGTATGAATCGGCAATAAAGGAACCGCTTGATATTGTCATCTCGCATATCATAGTAAAAGCAGCCCCGTATTTTGTTGATTACATATCCGATCAATTGGAAACGAAGTTTTCAAAGGCCATTCTTTCAACGGATGGATTAAGGGTATTCACAACATTGGATATGGAAACGCAGCTGATGGCAGAAAAAGCATTAGATACAGCGCCGCATAATCTTGAGGGTGCAATGATCGTCATCCAAACGGAGACAGGATATGTGATGGCTTTGATTGGCGGTAGAAATTACAGTAAAAGCCCTTTTAATAGGGCTGTCTTTTCAGAAAGGCAAATCGGTTCATCGGTAAAACCATTTATTTATATGCTCGCATTCTCAAAATTTGCAGAACGTGGATTTTCTCAAGCCTCTATCGTCAACGATGAACCCATGCATATAAAAGTAGGCAAAAATCAATGGGAACCTCGAAACTATGACAGGATTTTTAGAGGTAAAATCACTGTTAGATATGCATTACAACATTCAATAAATATCCCAGCCGTTAAAATCGGAGAAATGGTAGGACTTCAATCTATAGCAGATACTTTAGGCTTGCTTGGGCTTGGTGCCGGTATACAGCCGTTCCCCTCTATAGTACTCGGCAGCATATCTACTTCGCCACTTGATTTATGCCTTGCCTATACCATCTTTTCAAATCACGGATACGAACCTGTAATGCCTATCGGCATAAAGGCAATAACCGATATGCATGATAAAATTATCTATAAAGCCAGGCTTGCATTTAAACCGATTGGTAATGATCAAGCATGCTATATAGTAAATAATGTACTACTCGGCTCAGAAACGGAAGGCACCGGTAAAGGGTTAAGGCGGTTTGATATTAAAGGTGATGTGGCAGGAAAAACGGGCACAACAAACGACTTTCATGATGCGTGGTTTGTAGGATACACACCCGATATTGTAGCTACCGTATGGCTTGGATATGATAATGACGAAGATGTAATAGGAGAGCCTGCCGCAAAAGTCGCCTTGCCCGTAGTGGGGAAATTTCTAAGTATGTATACAACCATGTACGGAGGCAAGGTGTTTGATATCCCTTCGGGTATAAAGTTTGCATGTGTTGATAAATATACAGGCATGACGGGCTCAAGTGCAACGGCATGCGTAACCGGTGCATTTATACCCGGGACGGAACCGAAAATCAGCGGAATAAAAGGTGTGATAGATTGGCTCAAAAGGATATTCAAATAA
- the tatC gene encoding twin-arginine translocase subunit TatC: MEEKMEEKRASFFEHLEELRRHLIRSIIYIAVAGTGGFYFYNRLIWVMEFPLRKHLEFMQRMPYLRYIDVKNPVKLVFITPAEAIWVALKLGFLAGFVVVLPLVLYELWLFLKPSLYPNERQYVRIFVIGTGGLFIIGGLFSFFILLPFAVNFLLTFASNLVPMLSIGAYMDFCLKFMFAFGLVFEMPLAILILVAIGIITPQTLAKQRKIAIVGAFILGAILSPTPDVFNQTLIAVPLYALYEIGISLSMIYVRRRHNKGEAGSQ, translated from the coding sequence ATGGAAGAAAAAATGGAAGAAAAAAGGGCATCTTTCTTTGAACATCTTGAAGAACTTAGACGACACCTGATAAGGTCAATCATATACATAGCGGTCGCTGGAACTGGAGGGTTTTATTTTTATAATCGTTTAATATGGGTTATGGAATTCCCCTTAAGAAAACATCTTGAATTCATGCAGCGTATGCCATATTTGAGATATATAGATGTAAAGAATCCGGTAAAGCTTGTATTCATAACGCCCGCAGAAGCTATTTGGGTTGCTTTAAAGTTAGGGTTTTTAGCCGGTTTTGTTGTAGTGTTGCCGCTTGTACTTTATGAATTATGGCTTTTCCTTAAACCCAGTTTATATCCTAATGAAAGACAGTATGTAAGAATATTCGTGATCGGCACCGGCGGGTTGTTCATAATAGGCGGATTGTTCAGCTTTTTTATACTGTTGCCATTTGCAGTAAATTTCCTTTTAACCTTTGCAAGCAACCTGGTTCCCATGTTGAGCATAGGTGCTTATATGGATTTCTGTTTAAAGTTTATGTTTGCATTTGGGCTCGTATTCGAGATGCCGCTCGCCATACTCATACTTGTTGCTATAGGCATTATAACACCGCAAACGCTCGCAAAACAAAGGAAGATAGCAATCGTAGGAGCGTTTATACTCGGTGCAATACTGAGTCCTACGCCAGATGTTTTTAATCAAACACTGATCGCGGTCCCTCTTTATGCACTTTATGAGATCGGGATCTCATTATCCATGATTTATGTTAGAAGAAGACATAATAAAGGAGAAGCCGGCAGTCAATAA
- a CDS encoding phosphatidate cytidylyltransferase: MKASYQPMPTNTHYTEQIKELVTKKYYPYRSETTDLFLNYFLNTFKGIEIIFTYGSTLSSRMATNSSYPDFYIIVNNYMRFYKSRVHAALNNIVPPNSYFLKIEKNAVIMPSKYCVIDMKGFRDAADAKKTNDLYIAGRLTKRIGIMYVKNEQVLLDLIENIYNALHFNVMLALSDINGKEFTMDEFILTLLGLSYRAEIRTETPDKILSIYESEPDFYKTIYTMLLEQEINNNTVKKSGGKYEVINAYFSKQYVKGFISRGRRRAVYRWPKGVYTFKNYVDYLETKIERTTGEKLNLTKWDHRFPLIFGWRHLFKLLKKKAIK; the protein is encoded by the coding sequence ATGAAAGCATCATATCAGCCAATGCCGACGAACACCCATTATACTGAACAGATAAAAGAACTTGTAACAAAGAAATACTACCCTTATCGGTCAGAAACTACCGACCTGTTTCTCAACTATTTTCTCAATACATTTAAGGGCATTGAAATAATTTTTACTTACGGTTCTACCTTGAGCTCAAGAATGGCAACAAACTCCAGCTATCCTGATTTTTATATTATAGTTAACAATTATATGCGGTTTTATAAATCCCGTGTTCATGCTGCATTAAATAATATCGTTCCACCAAATTCTTATTTCTTAAAAATAGAAAAAAACGCCGTGATCATGCCGTCAAAATACTGCGTTATCGATATGAAGGGATTCAGGGATGCAGCCGACGCAAAAAAAACAAATGACCTTTATATAGCAGGCAGGCTCACGAAGAGGATCGGCATTATGTATGTTAAAAATGAGCAGGTATTGCTTGATTTGATTGAAAACATTTATAATGCACTGCACTTTAATGTCATGCTCGCCTTATCCGATATTAACGGCAAAGAATTCACAATGGATGAATTCATTTTAACCCTTCTTGGTCTTAGCTATAGAGCGGAGATACGAACAGAAACACCCGATAAAATTCTAAGCATTTATGAAAGCGAACCTGATTTTTATAAAACCATTTATACGATGCTTCTTGAACAGGAGATAAACAATAATACCGTAAAAAAATCGGGAGGGAAATATGAAGTTATAAATGCATATTTTTCCAAGCAATATGTAAAAGGATTTATAAGCAGAGGCAGAAGACGTGCCGTTTACAGATGGCCAAAAGGCGTGTACACGTTCAAGAATTATGTTGATTATCTTGAGACAAAGATCGAGCGGACAACAGGGGAGAAACTTAACCTTACGAAATGGGATCACAGATTCCCTCTTATTTTTGGATGGAGGCATCTTTTCAAGCTTCTTAAAAAGAAAGCTATAAAATGA
- a CDS encoding SDR family oxidoreductase, whose translation MKFKDKVVIVTGAASGIGRAIINMFANEGAKVVLADINERGIIELEQELKSKGVDATAVHTDVTNLEMIKNLINKTIQKHGKIDVMCNNAGIILPGDIDVTDYSSIDKQIYINLYGIIRGTKEVLPIMKKQGYGHIVNTSSLAGIVPEPGSAIYSATKFGIRGFDLAVRLELKNTGVSISTIMPDSTETPQLHYEATHGGSAMSFLGEPQKPENVASGVANAILKNKIEVYVPHSQGIIARIALMFPWLMPMLWPMLEKQGLKNKEEKIKKLTQKK comes from the coding sequence ATGAAATTTAAAGATAAGGTCGTAATAGTTACAGGTGCTGCAAGTGGGATTGGAAGGGCAATAATAAACATGTTTGCAAATGAAGGGGCAAAGGTTGTACTCGCTGATATAAATGAACGAGGAATTATAGAACTTGAGCAAGAACTCAAATCAAAGGGCGTTGATGCAACGGCTGTGCATACAGATGTTACAAACCTTGAAATGATAAAAAATCTTATTAACAAAACAATTCAGAAACATGGTAAAATTGATGTTATGTGCAACAATGCAGGTATCATACTGCCAGGAGATATAGACGTTACAGATTATTCATCAATAGATAAACAGATATATATCAACCTTTACGGTATTATACGCGGAACAAAAGAGGTACTGCCAATCATGAAAAAACAGGGATACGGTCATATTGTTAACACTTCATCTCTTGCAGGCATAGTCCCGGAACCAGGTTCTGCTATTTATTCTGCAACAAAATTCGGTATACGAGGATTTGATCTCGCGGTAAGGCTTGAGCTGAAGAATACGGGGGTTAGCATATCAACCATTATGCCCGATTCAACTGAAACTCCGCAGTTGCATTATGAGGCAACACATGGAGGTTCAGCCATGTCTTTTCTTGGTGAACCGCAGAAACCGGAGAATGTTGCAAGTGGTGTTGCAAATGCCATCCTGAAAAACAAGATTGAGGTTTATGTCCCTCATTCACAGGGTATAATAGCAAGGATTGCGCTTATGTTTCCATGGCTTATGCCAATGCTCTGGCCTATGCTCGAAAAGCAGGGCTTGAAAAATAAAGAGGAGAAGATAAAGAAGCTAACGCAAAAAAAATAG
- a CDS encoding isoprenylcysteine carboxylmethyltransferase family protein has product MNKFLSKYRIQIGFVFAILFIFAASPDIMGMTVGLPIGIIGLMIRLWASGHIKKNKQLSVDGPYSYTRNPLYLGSFFIGLGVSIMGSSAIFIIIYLAGFYFVYYNVIKGEEKMLIELFGAEFLDYKTKVPIFFPKLKPVRLTKDFDIKLVIKHEEYNAWLGFIFVTIILYLKYHFKFFYGCPL; this is encoded by the coding sequence ATGAACAAGTTTTTATCCAAATACCGTATACAGATAGGATTTGTGTTTGCAATATTGTTTATTTTTGCAGCCAGTCCGGATATAATGGGAATGACCGTTGGTCTGCCTATAGGTATTATTGGTTTAATGATAAGACTATGGGCATCGGGCCATATAAAAAAGAATAAGCAGTTATCTGTGGATGGGCCATACTCTTACACAAGAAACCCATTATATCTCGGCAGCTTTTTTATAGGGCTTGGCGTATCTATTATGGGTAGCAGCGCTATATTTATCATAATCTACCTCGCGGGCTTTTATTTTGTTTATTATAATGTGATTAAAGGCGAAGAGAAAATGCTCATAGAGCTATTCGGTGCTGAATTCCTTGATTATAAAACAAAGGTGCCTATATTTTTCCCAAAATTAAAACCCGTAAGGCTAACAAAAGATTTTGACATTAAACTTGTAATAAAACATGAAGAATACAATGCATGGCTTGGTTTTATTTTTGTAACAATCATACTTTATCTGAAATATCATTTTAAATTCTTTTACGGGTGTCCCTTATGA